In one Sphingobium indicum B90A genomic region, the following are encoded:
- a CDS encoding DUF6489 family protein: MKVSVDVDCTPAEARAFLGLPDVTPIHDKYVKTMLDSFDGVANVEQMETLFRSFSPLGDAGMRLFKQMMDIGLAGMPGKNGDKNPG; encoded by the coding sequence ATGAAGGTAAGCGTGGACGTCGACTGCACTCCTGCGGAGGCCCGGGCTTTCCTGGGGCTGCCGGATGTCACCCCCATTCACGACAAATATGTGAAAACGATGCTCGACAGCTTCGACGGCGTCGCCAATGTCGAGCAGATGGAAACGCTGTTCAGGAGTTTTTCGCCCCTGGGCGATGCCGGGATGCGCCTGTTCAAACAGATGATGGACATCGGCCTGGCGGGGATGCCGGGCAAGAATGGCGACAAGAATCCAGGCTGA